In one window of Azoarcus olearius DNA:
- the carA gene encoding glutamine-hydrolyzing carbamoyl-phosphate synthase small subunit, which translates to MTAFPPALLALADGTVFYGKGIGAVGSTVGEVVFNTSMSGYQEILTDPSYCRQIVTLTYPHIGNTGVNREDVEADRVHAAGLVIRDLPILPSNFRMDQRLDAYLKAENVVAIAGLDTRKLTRILREKGAQAGCIVTAADGAQLNAEAAVAEARAFPGLAGMDLAKVVSAKEAYPWQEGEWVLGEGYVAQTEPRFHVVAYDFGVKRNILRMLAQRGCRLTVVPAQTPASVVLGLKPDGVFLSNGPGDPEPCDYAIEAIREILAARVPTFGICLGHQLLALASGGRTVKMKAGHHGANHPVKDVDSGQVLITSQNHGFAVDVANLPSNLRVTHVSLFDGSNQGIARTDVPAFSFQGHPEASPGPHDVAYLFDRFIGLMEAAK; encoded by the coding sequence GTGACTGCTTTCCCGCCCGCCCTTCTTGCGCTTGCCGACGGGACCGTCTTCTACGGCAAGGGTATCGGAGCGGTAGGCAGCACGGTTGGCGAAGTTGTTTTCAATACCTCCATGTCGGGCTACCAGGAAATCCTGACCGACCCGAGCTATTGCCGCCAGATCGTGACGCTTACCTATCCGCACATCGGCAACACCGGCGTCAATCGCGAGGACGTCGAGGCTGACCGTGTGCACGCGGCCGGGCTGGTCATTCGCGACCTTCCCATCCTGCCGTCCAACTTCCGCATGGATCAGCGCCTCGACGCCTACCTCAAGGCCGAGAACGTCGTAGCGATTGCCGGTCTCGATACCCGCAAGCTCACGCGCATCCTGCGCGAGAAGGGTGCGCAGGCCGGTTGCATCGTCACGGCGGCCGACGGCGCGCAGCTCAATGCCGAAGCGGCGGTGGCCGAGGCGCGCGCCTTCCCCGGGCTGGCCGGCATGGACCTCGCAAAGGTCGTCAGTGCCAAGGAGGCTTATCCCTGGCAGGAAGGCGAGTGGGTGCTTGGTGAAGGCTATGTGGCCCAAACCGAGCCGCGTTTCCATGTCGTGGCCTACGATTTCGGCGTCAAGCGCAACATCCTGCGCATGCTGGCGCAGCGCGGTTGCCGTCTGACGGTGGTGCCCGCCCAGACGCCGGCCAGCGTCGTGCTCGGGCTGAAGCCGGACGGCGTCTTCCTGTCCAACGGTCCTGGCGATCCGGAGCCCTGCGATTACGCGATCGAGGCGATCCGCGAAATCCTCGCCGCACGCGTGCCCACCTTCGGCATCTGTCTCGGCCACCAGTTGCTGGCGCTTGCCTCGGGCGGACGTACCGTCAAGATGAAGGCGGGGCACCACGGTGCCAACCATCCGGTGAAGGACGTCGATAGCGGTCAGGTCCTGATCACCAGTCAGAACCACGGTTTCGCGGTCGATGTCGCCAACCTGCCGTCCAATCTGCGCGTCACCCACGTGTCGCTGTTCGACGGCTCCAACCAGGGTATCGCCCGTACCGACGTGCCGGCCTTCTCCTTCCAGGGGCACCCGGAGGCGAGCCCCGGCCCGCACGACGTCGCCTACCTGTTCGACCGCTTCATCGGCTTGATGGAAGCGGCCAAGTAA
- a CDS encoding L-threonylcarbamoyladenylate synthase: MSPLGVVPAQEDNIQSAAEALRAGELVGLPTETVYGLAADARNPVAVRRIFAAKGRPADHPLIVHLPALDQLSQWAADVPVEAVALGRAFWPGPLTLILKRQPLVPDEVTGGQDTVGVRVPAHPAALALLAAFGSGLAAPSANRFGRISPTTAAHVAEELGDAVAMVIDGGACEVGIESTILDLSRLDTCGPVILRPGAISADAIAAVIGQRPLGRAESEGAGGAQAPRVAGALAAHYAPRTPMRLVEPAALADEAGRQLAAGVRTGVLVRAGASFPRGVTVRMAPTDVEGYAHALYANLRDLDAAALDLILVEAVPLETAWDAVRDRLGRAAVGAGLEQDET; the protein is encoded by the coding sequence ATGAGTCCGCTCGGCGTCGTGCCGGCGCAGGAAGACAACATCCAGAGTGCTGCGGAGGCGCTGCGCGCAGGCGAACTTGTCGGCCTGCCGACCGAAACCGTGTATGGGCTGGCGGCTGACGCGCGCAATCCTGTCGCGGTGCGCAGGATTTTTGCGGCGAAGGGACGGCCAGCAGATCATCCACTGATCGTGCACCTGCCCGCGCTCGATCAGCTGTCGCAGTGGGCGGCCGACGTTCCGGTTGAAGCCGTTGCGCTCGGCCGCGCCTTCTGGCCTGGCCCGCTGACGCTCATCCTCAAGCGCCAGCCGCTCGTTCCCGACGAAGTCACTGGTGGTCAGGATACGGTGGGCGTGCGGGTGCCCGCCCATCCGGCCGCGCTGGCGTTGCTTGCAGCCTTCGGGTCCGGGCTCGCGGCACCCAGTGCCAATCGCTTCGGGCGCATCAGCCCCACGACCGCGGCTCATGTGGCCGAAGAGTTGGGTGATGCGGTTGCGATGGTGATCGACGGCGGCGCGTGCGAGGTCGGCATCGAATCCACCATTCTCGATCTTTCCCGACTCGACACCTGCGGGCCGGTGATCCTGCGACCGGGTGCGATTTCCGCCGACGCGATTGCGGCGGTGATCGGCCAGCGTCCGCTGGGACGCGCCGAAAGCGAGGGGGCGGGCGGAGCGCAGGCGCCGCGGGTGGCGGGTGCGCTTGCCGCACACTACGCACCGCGTACGCCGATGCGCCTGGTCGAGCCCGCTGCCCTTGCCGACGAGGCGGGCCGGCAACTGGCCGCCGGTGTCCGCACCGGTGTGCTTGTGCGCGCGGGGGCATCGTTTCCGCGCGGCGTCACCGTGCGGATGGCGCCCACAGACGTCGAAGGTTACGCGCACGCGCTCTACGCAAACCTGCGTGATCTCGACGCGGCGGCGCTGGATCTCATCCTGGTTGAGGCAGTGCCGCTGGAGACGGCATGGGACGCGGTGCGCGACAGGTTGGGCCGTGCGGCGGTGGGGGCGGGTCTGGAACAGGACGAGACCTGA
- a CDS encoding 5-(carboxyamino)imidazole ribonucleotide synthase, with translation MSESALSAPILPPATLGMLGGGQLGRFFVSAAHEMGYKVWVLDPDPHSPAGRIADFHLVAAYDDYAALDRVAAECAAVTTEFENVPAATLDYLAKFVPVRPGAAAVAVCQNRIEEKGFLAGNGLPHGPYAAIRSDEDLRAADAALFPAVLKVARFGYDGKGQARVADVDEALAAFHQFKGEPCVLEKLLRLDFELSVVLARDEAGAVRCFPAAENRHRRGILDVTIAPAQSAPAGLRDEAQVVAARIAEHLDYVGTLGVEFFVCEGVLYVNEMAPRPHNSGHHTIDACDVSQYDQQVRALCGLPLGVPRQHSAAAMVNLLGELWYADGHATGAYREPDWRVLADVPGLRLHLYGKHHARPGRKMGHFTVVGEDQAAVLAQALRARGAIGVTDE, from the coding sequence ATGTCCGAATCCGCCCTGTCCGCGCCCATCCTGCCGCCCGCCACGCTGGGCATGTTGGGGGGAGGCCAGCTCGGCCGCTTCTTCGTCTCCGCGGCACACGAGATGGGGTACAAGGTCTGGGTGCTCGACCCTGACCCCCACAGTCCCGCCGGGCGTATCGCCGATTTCCATCTCGTCGCCGCCTATGACGACTATGCCGCGCTCGACCGCGTGGCGGCGGAGTGCGCCGCGGTGACCACCGAGTTCGAGAACGTGCCCGCCGCGACGCTGGACTATCTGGCGAAGTTCGTCCCGGTGCGACCCGGGGCAGCTGCCGTCGCGGTGTGTCAGAACCGCATCGAGGAAAAGGGTTTTCTGGCCGGCAACGGATTGCCGCACGGCCCATATGCCGCCATCCGCAGCGATGAGGATTTGCGCGCGGCCGACGCTGCGCTCTTTCCTGCAGTGCTTAAAGTGGCGCGCTTCGGCTACGACGGCAAGGGGCAGGCGCGGGTCGCCGACGTGGATGAGGCCCTGGCGGCCTTTCATCAGTTCAAGGGCGAGCCCTGCGTGCTGGAAAAGCTGCTCCGGCTCGACTTCGAGCTTTCGGTCGTGCTGGCGCGCGACGAGGCGGGCGCGGTGCGGTGTTTCCCGGCCGCCGAGAATCGTCACCGCCGCGGCATCCTGGATGTGACGATTGCGCCCGCGCAATCGGCCCCGGCCGGCCTGCGCGACGAAGCGCAGGTGGTCGCGGCGCGAATCGCGGAGCACCTCGACTATGTCGGAACGCTGGGGGTGGAGTTCTTTGTCTGCGAGGGCGTCCTCTACGTCAATGAGATGGCGCCGCGGCCGCACAACAGCGGCCATCACACCATCGACGCCTGCGACGTCAGCCAGTACGACCAACAGGTGCGCGCGCTGTGCGGGCTTCCGCTTGGCGTGCCGCGTCAGCACTCCGCCGCGGCGATGGTGAATCTGCTGGGCGAGCTGTGGTACGCCGACGGGCACGCCACAGGTGCCTACCGTGAACCGGACTGGCGAGTGCTCGCCGACGTGCCGGGCCTGAGGCTCCATCTGTACGGCAAGCACCACGCCCGCCCGGGGCGCAAGATGGGGCATTTCACGGTGGTGGGCGAGGATCAGGCGGCCGTGCTGGCGCAGGCCTTGCGTGCTCGCGGCGCGATCGGGGTGACTGACGAATGA
- a CDS encoding PAS domain-containing sensor histidine kinase encodes MPHSEKSTALQAPLRWYWTAPYAAVVVFALSMLALVWLLQTREEESQRSAVARDVQWAEQTMRLHMQGTEEFLAQLARDLANETLDPDAFQVRANQHIANSGELVNITWVGADEIVRWSAPFDTTDWLAGDALTPPQALAFNRARDFGRAVYGEAYRNPRGGMVLEVYVPVRHGRGFRGAVVGVYSIEGMVRYLVPGWFAEKYRLALENGRGDTLAVNSAVRDTDETLSFQIPLDPPGNGLTLRATAFKAHGAVPQALPAVLIVGLSVIVLWSLWMLRGHVLRRVQVEKERDRLFNLSLDMLCVVGFDGAFRRCNPAFEHILGYAPETLPGLPLLEIVHRDDIASTLEQMRRLAGGEPVKFENRCRCADGNYKWLMWSINPVREEKLVYAVAHDITGRKAAEEALRAESAFRKAMEESVLTGLRAIDLSGRIIYVNSAFCRMVGFSEKELVGASEPFPYWPSEDLEFCRRNLELTLAGRAPPSGFEMRIRRKNGERLDARFYLSPLIDLEGRQTGWMASVTDITEPKRVRAALEATHERFEAVLDGLDAAVFVADARTDEILFANRAFKTIHGFDTVGRTVRGVAVPQPERGDYRVDPRGLTVGDLPRELFDGELQHPLSGRWYHVREHATRWVDGRVVRMGIATDITDRKQTAEVSRQQEERLQRTARLITMGEMASTLAHELNQPLSAIANYCAGCVTRMQGDNWKQEDILGAMQKASFQAERAGKIIRRIREFVKKSEPRRSAVQIGEVLDDALGFADIDARRVGIRIVAAVDPDLPAVYADRIMIEQVVLNLVRNGLDAMADTLPEERELVVRARAFGPHAVEVAVIDRGHGIGEEDRQRLFTPFYTTKAEGMGMGLNICRSIIEFHDGRLVVDGNPEGGTIFSFTLPTEAASERIARRA; translated from the coding sequence ATGCCCCATTCCGAGAAATCCACTGCGCTGCAGGCGCCCCTTCGCTGGTACTGGACGGCGCCGTATGCGGCGGTGGTGGTGTTCGCATTGTCGATGCTCGCGCTGGTGTGGCTGCTGCAGACCCGCGAAGAAGAGAGCCAGCGCAGCGCTGTTGCGCGCGACGTGCAGTGGGCGGAGCAGACGATGCGGCTGCACATGCAGGGCACGGAGGAGTTCCTTGCCCAGCTCGCGCGCGATCTGGCCAACGAGACGCTGGACCCCGATGCCTTTCAGGTTCGCGCCAACCAGCACATCGCCAACAGTGGCGAACTGGTCAATATCACCTGGGTGGGCGCGGACGAGATCGTGCGCTGGTCCGCTCCGTTCGATACCACCGACTGGCTGGCCGGGGATGCGTTGACGCCGCCCCAGGCACTTGCCTTCAACCGTGCGCGCGACTTCGGGCGCGCGGTCTATGGCGAGGCTTATCGCAATCCGCGCGGCGGGATGGTGCTGGAGGTGTATGTGCCGGTGCGTCACGGTCGCGGCTTCCGTGGTGCCGTGGTGGGCGTCTATTCCATCGAAGGCATGGTGCGTTATCTGGTGCCCGGCTGGTTCGCCGAGAAGTACCGGCTTGCGCTGGAGAACGGCCGCGGCGACACGCTGGCGGTGAATTCCGCGGTGCGCGACACCGACGAGACGCTGTCTTTCCAGATTCCGCTCGACCCGCCCGGCAACGGCCTCACGCTGCGGGCGACGGCCTTCAAGGCCCACGGCGCGGTGCCCCAGGCCTTGCCCGCGGTGCTGATCGTGGGCTTGTCGGTCATCGTGCTCTGGAGCCTGTGGATGCTGCGCGGCCATGTGCTGCGGCGCGTGCAGGTGGAAAAGGAGCGCGACCGGCTGTTCAATCTGTCGCTCGACATGCTGTGCGTGGTGGGTTTCGACGGCGCGTTCCGCCGCTGCAACCCGGCCTTCGAGCACATCCTCGGCTATGCCCCGGAGACCTTGCCCGGCCTGCCTCTGCTGGAGATAGTGCACCGTGACGACATCGCCTCGACGCTGGAGCAGATGCGCCGGCTGGCGGGCGGCGAGCCGGTCAAGTTCGAAAACCGCTGCCGCTGCGCCGATGGTAACTACAAGTGGTTGATGTGGAGCATCAACCCGGTGCGCGAGGAAAAGCTGGTGTACGCGGTGGCGCACGACATCACCGGGCGCAAGGCCGCGGAAGAAGCGCTGCGGGCCGAATCCGCCTTCCGCAAGGCGATGGAGGAGTCGGTGCTCACCGGCCTGCGCGCCATCGACCTCAGCGGCCGCATCATCTATGTGAACTCCGCGTTCTGCCGCATGGTGGGTTTCAGCGAGAAGGAACTGGTGGGCGCCAGCGAGCCTTTCCCGTACTGGCCGTCGGAGGACCTGGAGTTCTGCCGGCGCAACCTGGAGCTGACGCTGGCCGGGCGGGCGCCGCCCAGCGGCTTCGAGATGCGCATCCGGCGCAAGAATGGCGAACGCCTGGACGCGCGCTTCTACCTTTCTCCGCTGATCGATCTCGAAGGTCGCCAGACCGGCTGGATGGCTTCAGTCACCGACATCACCGAGCCGAAGCGGGTGCGCGCCGCCCTGGAGGCGACGCACGAGCGCTTCGAAGCCGTTCTGGACGGGCTGGACGCGGCGGTCTTCGTCGCCGACGCACGCACCGACGAAATCCTCTTCGCCAACCGCGCATTCAAGACCATCCACGGTTTCGACACCGTCGGCCGCACCGTGCGCGGCGTTGCCGTGCCGCAGCCCGAGCGCGGCGACTACCGGGTCGATCCGCGCGGGCTGACGGTGGGCGATCTTCCGCGCGAACTCTTCGATGGCGAACTCCAGCACCCCTTGTCAGGACGCTGGTACCACGTCCGCGAACACGCCACGCGCTGGGTGGATGGCCGCGTCGTGCGGATGGGCATCGCCACCGACATCACCGACCGCAAGCAGACCGCCGAGGTTTCGCGCCAGCAGGAAGAACGGCTGCAGCGCACCGCGCGCCTGATCACCATGGGCGAGATGGCCTCGACGCTCGCCCACGAACTCAATCAGCCGCTGTCGGCCATCGCCAACTACTGCGCCGGCTGCGTCACCCGCATGCAGGGTGACAACTGGAAGCAGGAGGACATTCTGGGTGCGATGCAGAAGGCGAGCTTTCAGGCCGAGCGCGCCGGCAAGATCATTCGCCGCATCCGCGAGTTCGTGAAGAAGAGCGAACCCCGCCGCAGCGCGGTGCAGATCGGCGAGGTGCTGGACGACGCCCTGGGTTTTGCGGACATCGATGCACGTCGGGTCGGTATCCGCATTGTCGCTGCGGTGGATCCCGATCTGCCCGCGGTGTATGCCGACCGGATCATGATCGAGCAGGTGGTGCTCAATCTGGTCCGCAACGGCCTCGATGCGATGGCCGACACCTTGCCGGAGGAGCGCGAACTGGTCGTGCGTGCGCGCGCCTTCGGTCCGCACGCGGTAGAGGTGGCGGTGATCGACCGCGGCCATGGCATCGGCGAAGAAGACCGGCAGCGGCTGTTCACTCCGTTCTACACGACCAAGGCGGAGGGCATGGGCATGGGGCTCAACATCTGCCGGTCGATCATCGAGTTCCACGATGGTCGTCTGGTTGTCGACGGCAACCCCGAAGGCGGTACCATATTTTCCTTCACCCTGCCCACGGAGGCCGCCAGTGAGCGTATTGCCCGTCGCGCCTGA
- a CDS encoding response regulator transcription factor: MSVLPVAPDQEIFIVDDDDALRDSLVWMLESSGYKVVAFDSAEAFLHAWHEGLAGCLVLDVRMPGMSGLELFEELGRRRCTLPVIFITGHGDVPMAVAALKKGAADFIEKPFADREMLALIEHCLQQERASRDKRRQEADTARRLEHLTQREREVLDLIIAGKLNKQIADVLGISIKTVEVHRARVMEKMGAHSLAELVQHVVTVEPAASVR; encoded by the coding sequence GTGAGCGTATTGCCCGTCGCGCCTGATCAGGAAATCTTCATCGTCGATGACGACGATGCCTTGCGCGATTCCCTGGTGTGGATGCTGGAATCCAGCGGCTACAAGGTTGTCGCTTTCGACTCCGCCGAAGCCTTCCTGCACGCTTGGCACGAGGGCCTGGCCGGCTGCCTGGTGCTCGACGTGCGCATGCCGGGCATGAGCGGACTGGAACTGTTCGAGGAGCTGGGGCGGCGGCGCTGCACGCTCCCGGTGATCTTCATCACCGGCCATGGCGATGTTCCGATGGCGGTGGCGGCGCTGAAGAAGGGCGCCGCCGACTTCATCGAAAAGCCCTTTGCCGACCGCGAGATGCTCGCCCTCATCGAGCACTGCCTGCAGCAGGAGCGGGCCAGCCGCGACAAACGCCGTCAGGAGGCCGATACCGCACGCCGGCTGGAGCATCTGACCCAGCGCGAGCGCGAGGTGCTCGATCTCATCATCGCCGGCAAGCTCAACAAGCAGATCGCCGATGTGCTGGGCATCAGCATCAAGACCGTCGAGGTCCATCGCGCGCGGGTGATGGAAAAGATGGGGGCTCATTCGCTGGCCGAGCTTGTCCAGCACGTGGTGACCGTCGAGCCCGCGGCCTCGGTCCGCTGA
- the folD gene encoding bifunctional methylenetetrahydrofolate dehydrogenase/methenyltetrahydrofolate cyclohydrolase FolD, translated as MSARIIDGNALAARVRGEIAARAAALTDRGTQPCLAVLLVGENPASAVYVRNKVAACEKAGIRSLRFDYPQDVDPAVVMEKLAALNADPSVHGILVQLPLPPQFDEAAVLEAISVAKDVDGFHAENVGRLSQNQEAFLPCTPHGVMKMLEAEGVPLAGAEAVVIGRSNIVGKPMAMLLTNAGATVTVCHSRTRDLRFHTGRADIVVAAIGKPRFVTGDMLKPGATVIDVGINRITDGPEAGKLCGDVDFASASEVAGLITPVPGGVGPMTITMLLENTVISAERSARAAGK; from the coding sequence ATGAGCGCTCGCATTATCGATGGCAACGCCCTGGCGGCGCGCGTGCGTGGCGAAATTGCCGCGCGTGCGGCGGCGCTCACGGATCGCGGCACCCAGCCGTGCCTCGCGGTTCTACTCGTCGGCGAAAATCCGGCATCGGCGGTCTATGTGCGCAACAAGGTCGCTGCGTGCGAGAAGGCCGGCATCCGCTCGCTGCGCTTCGACTATCCGCAGGACGTCGATCCCGCGGTCGTCATGGAGAAGCTGGCCGCGCTCAACGCGGATCCGTCGGTGCATGGCATCCTCGTGCAACTGCCGCTGCCGCCGCAGTTCGACGAGGCGGCGGTGTTGGAGGCGATCAGCGTCGCCAAGGATGTCGACGGCTTTCATGCCGAGAATGTCGGCCGCCTGTCGCAGAACCAGGAAGCCTTTCTGCCCTGTACTCCCCACGGCGTCATGAAAATGCTGGAAGCGGAGGGCGTTCCGCTTGCCGGCGCGGAGGCGGTGGTGATCGGCCGCTCCAACATCGTCGGCAAGCCGATGGCCATGCTGCTGACCAACGCCGGTGCTACCGTCACCGTGTGCCACTCCAGGACGCGCGACCTGCGCTTCCATACCGGCCGCGCCGACATCGTGGTTGCCGCCATCGGCAAGCCGCGCTTCGTCACCGGCGACATGCTCAAGCCGGGTGCGACGGTGATCGACGTCGGCATCAACCGCATCACCGACGGACCGGAAGCGGGCAAGCTCTGCGGGGATGTGGATTTCGCGTCTGCCAGCGAGGTGGCCGGGCTGATTACGCCAGTGCCGGGCGGGGTGGGGCCGATGACCATCACCATGCTGCTCGAAAACACCGTGATTTCGGCCGAGCGCAGCGCCCGCGCTGCGGGCAAGTGA
- the purE gene encoding 5-(carboxyamino)imidazole ribonucleotide mutase — MSEQQTSAAPVVGIIMGSNSDWPTMQAAAKILADFGVPYEARVVSAHRTPDLMFEYAAGARGRGLKAIIAGAGGAAHLPGMVAAKTTLPVLGVPVQSRALSGQDSLLSIVQMPKGVPVATFAIGEAGAANAGLFAVALLATGNPELAERLDRFRQVQTDTVLAMELPPPV; from the coding sequence ATGAGCGAACAGCAGACGTCCGCCGCGCCCGTCGTCGGAATCATCATGGGCTCGAACTCCGACTGGCCCACCATGCAGGCGGCCGCCAAGATCCTCGCCGACTTCGGCGTGCCTTACGAGGCGCGGGTCGTGTCGGCGCACCGTACCCCGGACCTGATGTTCGAGTACGCAGCCGGCGCGCGTGGCCGCGGCCTCAAGGCCATCATCGCGGGTGCTGGCGGTGCGGCACATCTGCCCGGCATGGTGGCGGCGAAGACCACGCTGCCGGTGCTGGGCGTTCCGGTCCAGTCGCGCGCGCTGTCCGGGCAGGATTCGCTGCTCTCCATCGTGCAGATGCCGAAGGGCGTGCCGGTTGCCACCTTTGCCATCGGTGAAGCGGGGGCGGCAAACGCCGGCCTCTTCGCGGTGGCACTGCTCGCAACCGGAAATCCGGAACTGGCAGAGCGGCTTGACCGCTTCCGCCAGGTGCAGACCGACACCGTGCTGGCGATGGAGTTGCCGCCGCCCGTCTGA